Proteins encoded within one genomic window of Neodiprion fabricii isolate iyNeoFabr1 chromosome 6, iyNeoFabr1.1, whole genome shotgun sequence:
- the LOC124184205 gene encoding glucosidase 2 subunit beta yields the protein MNNALVLAAVIGLFTCRHVAGSQVHRVRGVPISKTSLYPADRDFQCLDGSLFIPFNRVNDDYCDCADGSDEPATSACSNGSFFCHNPGHRPQYIPSSWVNDGVCDCCDASDEYASGKSCVDNCHELGKEARIEAQRLAELAKEGNKIRLEMMNRGKQIKTEQQSQIVKLRADYEEAERMKKEKEVIKNQVEEREKIALEKYKPAEPERIINDPEEDEISSNEAEDYFNHLDSDSSGTVTVAELQVRQTFDVNRNGEVSLDEAKYFLNNKEEVTLQEFLDSAWANVKPYVMLEEGTFKQPNQEESETGEHDDPERSKEEEEEHEAEGEENAEDAEIESEPPAPQYDEETQILISEADKGRSQFKDAENAVKDLLAELRKLEDQIDRDYGPDQEFAPLDGQCFDYTDIEYVYTFCPFGKATQKSKSGGSEVILGHWHEWVEFKGNRYSAMKFDRGLACWNGPTRSTTVHLSCGTENKILAVSEPSRCEYAMEFATPAVCHVDGIGDSHDEL from the exons ATGAACAACGCACTAGTCCTCGCTGCGGTTATCGGTTTATTTACATGCCGCCACGTAGCCGGTTCGCAGGTTCATCGCGTCCGTGGCGTGCCGATATCAAAAACGTCGTTGTACCCTGCCGACCGTGATTTCCAGTGTCTGGACGGCAGTCTGTTCATACCGTTTAACCGGGTGAACGACGATTACTGCGATTGTGCCGATGGGAGCGACGAACCGGCCACCTCGGCATGCTCAAACGGCTCTTTCTTCTGTCACAATCCCGGTCACAGGCCGCAGTACATTCCGTCAAGCTGGGTGAATGACGGTGTCTGTGACTGCTGCGATGCAAGCGATGAGTATGCCTCCGGGAAGTCCTGCGTCGACAACTGCCATGAGCTTGGCAAGGAGGCAAGGATCGAGGCGCAGCGACTCGCTGAGCTGGCTAAGGAAGGTAACAAAATTCGACTGGAGATGATGAACAGGGGTAAGCAGATTAAGACTGAACAACAATCGCAAATCGTCAAACTGCGCGCTGATTACGAGGAAGCTGAGCGTatgaagaaggagaaggaggtgATCAAAAATCAGGTGGAGGAAAGGGAGAAGATCGCACTTGAGAAATACAAACCTGCCGAACCTGAAAGAATAATCAATGATCCCGAAGAGGATGAGATTAGTTCCAATGAGGCGGAGGACTACTTTAATCATCTTGATTCTGACTCCAGTGGCACTGTCACTGTTGCTGAACTTCAAGTCAGACAAACCTTTGATGTCAACAGAAACGGAGAGGTTTCTCTCGACGAAGCCAAATACTTCTTGAACAATAAGGAAGAAGTTACGCTTCAGGAATTCTTAGATTCTGCTTGGGCTAACGTTAAACCCTACGTTATGCTGGAGGAAG GCACGTTCAAGCAGCCGAATCAAGAAGAAAGTGAAACTGGAGAACACGACGATCCCGAGCGTTCtaaagaggaggaggaagaacaCGAAGCTGAAGGCGAAGAGAATGCAGAGGATGCAGAGATTGAAAGTGAACCTCCAGCGCCGCAGTACGACGAAGAGACACAAATATTGATAAGCGAGGCAGACAAGGGACGAAGTCAGTTTAAAGATGCTGAAAATGCTGTGAAGGATCTTTTGGCGGAATTGAGGAAGCTGGAGGACCAGATAGATCGAGATTATGGTCCTGACCAAGAATTTGCACCTCTGGATGGGCAGTGCTTCGACTATACTGACATTGAATATGTATACACCTTCTGTCCGTTTGGAAAAGCAACTCAGAAATCAAAGTCTGGTGGTTCGGAGGTGATCCTTGGTCACTGGCACGAGTGGGTAGAGTTTAAGGGAAACAGATATTCAGCCATGAAGTTTGATCGAGGACTTGCTTGTTGGAATGGACCAACGAGATCCACGACTGTCCATTTATCTTGTggaactgaaaataaaattttagctGTGTCAGAGCCAAGTCGATGCGAATATGCCATGGAATTTGCCACTCCTGCTGTTTGTCATGTTGACGGGATCGGTGATTCGCACGACGAACTTTAa
- the LOC124184202 gene encoding flocculation protein FLO11-like isoform X2, which translates to MMVISQRDANISSNIRAIIKQLNLNPVERRNYLNRERDNKSKKNGKINGSHVTKINIGVYGYNGDYEQSHNQPKLRSNARQRIVVTKSTTTKSTTEHVTQTIRSQTKEDLPELESEPLNHTAAMHRINVRPKNRRLPRRVASQKIGPSSNIPTISEGSDTLDSLETLGSVTDSPIESRNVTVIRKSSSRLSKTTDIFGELEAKLSSPGSALSKSPDSLENNGTILSLPVEESGQIGDMIKPVTRKLSNRISKGSDIFAELSSKLPRRRSSVNRQSKSPDSLDNTWSKSTDSFERLDESKEPRKPIPMRRTLNQQISKSSDRVSKSSDSLENLDNLPANLNTVNSDDSIERRRNSYELRNVQRSSRAMSKSSESFEVLEEGERRSEDAEETQRGLAGSAESLDKTDEVAREKTEAKRSSSDLGKRCWRPGKRTTVSSESSDNIELDDELENRRARRPSKRIASTSLGDAVLPANDDTERKSAPIQTRKNSRFQKSSESSELGSTDTLDSDKKNKSSTSTETLDSLEKDVEQDPREEEEITDTVVEKRETRDAWAGQVQQTDSNVLEVEETKSLISDKSYWRQSSDVKENIDIHQLLAITIVQHIADNGNQRNSVIFPKKKLSSPPTSPEKQQDDNKIMFNNLLASKNDEDLQNMLNGNISEVSTDTKSFKEKLIMFEKLGK; encoded by the exons ATGATGGTGATCTCGCAAAGGGATGCTAATATTTCGTCGAACATTCGCGCGATCATAAAACAGTTAAATCTAAACCCGGTCGAGCGGAGAAATTACTTGAACAGAGAACGGGATAATAAATCTaagaaaaatggtaaaatcAACGGCAGTCATGTGACGAAAATTAATATCGGGGTTTACGGATACAACGGCGATTACGAACAGAGCCATAATCAACCGAAGCTGAGATCGAACGCGAGGCAGAGAATCGTTGTGACGAAG TCGACCACGACAAAATCCACGACCGAACATGTAACCCAAACTATAAGGTCACAGACGAAAGAAGATTTAC CGGAGCTTGAAAGCGAGCCCTTGAACCACACGGCGGCGATGCACCGAATAAACGTGAGGCCAAAGAACCGCCGTTTGCCTCGACGAGTAGCGTCGCAGAAAATCGGACCATCGTCAAACATCCCGACGATATCCGAGGGTTCGGACACCTTGGACAGCCTGGAGACCCTGGGAAGCGTTACGGATTCGCCGATAGAATCGCGGAACGTGACGGTGATCAGAAAGTCGTCAAGCCGTCTGAGTAAGACGACGGATATATTCGGTGAGCTCGAGGCGAAACTGAGCTCACCCGGAAGCGCGCTTTCGAAGTCGCCGGACAGCCTGGAGAACAACGGGACGATTCTATCCCTGCCTGTAGAGGAAAGCGGGCAGATCGGAGATATGATAAAACCTGTGACGAGGAAGCTGTCCAACCGGATATCGAAGGGCTCCGACATATTCGCCGAGCTCTCGTCGAAGCTGCCGAGGAGAAGATCCTCGGTAAATCGTCAGTCAAAGTCGCCGGACAGCCTCGACAACACCTGGTCGAAATCGACGGACAGTTTCGAACGACTCGACGAGTCGAAGGAGCCGCGCAAACCGATTCCGATGAGGAGGACGCTCAATCAACAAATATCGAAGTCGTCGGACAGGGTCTCAAAGTCCTCGGACAGCCTGGAGAACCTGGACAACCTCCCGGCGAACCTGAACACGGTTAACAGCGACGACTCGATCGAGAGACGGCGGAACAGCTACGAGCTTAGGAACGTTCAGAGGTCGAGCAGGGCGATGTCAAAGTCCTCGGAGAGCTTCGAGGTACTTGAGGAGGGCGAGAGGCGGTCCGAGGACGCGGAGGAGACGCAGCGGGGACTCGCCGGGTCGGCGGAGAGCCTCGACAAGACGGATGAGGTAGCGCGGGAAAAAACCGAGGCGAAACGATCGAGCTCGGACCTCGGAAAGCGGTGCTGGAGGCCCGGTAAACGGACCACCGTTTCGTCCGAGAGCTCGGACAATATTGAGCTCGATGACGAGCTGGAGAACCGGAGGGCGAGGAGACCGTCGAAGAGGATCGCGAGCACGAGTCTTGGCGACGCTGTTTTACCGGCTAACGATGATACGGAGAGGAAATCGGCGCCGATACAGACGAGAAAGAATTCCAGATTTCAAAAGTCTTCGGAGAGCTCCGAACTCGGCAGCACCGACACCCTCGACTCTGATAAGAAGAACAAATCCTCGACGAGCACCGAGACCCTCGATAGTCTTGAGAAGGACGTCGAGCAAGACCcgagggaggaggaggagatcACCGACACCGTTGTCGAGAAAAGGGAGACACGC GACGCGTGGGCAGGTCAAGTTCAGCAGACAGATTCGAACGTCCTCGAAGTGGAGGAAACGAAATCGCTTATATCAGATAAATCCTACTGGCGACAGTCTTCGGACGTTAAGGAGAACATAGACATACATCAGCTGTTGGCGATAACGATCGTTCAACACATCGCGGACAATGGGAATCAAAGAAACTCTGTAATCTTTCCAAAGAAGAAATTATCCTCGCCTCCAACTTCGCCTGAGAAGCAGCAAGACGACAACAAAATAATGTTCAACAATTTGCTTGCCAGCAAAAACGACGAGGATTTGCAAAACATGTTGAACGGAAATATTTCCGAAGTATCTACCGACACTAAAAGCTTTAAAGAGAAACTAATTATGTTCGAAAAGCTTGGCAAATGA
- the LOC124184844 gene encoding fasciculation and elongation protein zeta-2-like — MIMIMIMTRMWWTITGNFGNFLPIDWSKSYARKLHMPALNLNEAPVSLKRQELEDLSSEDEAVATDLDMHALIVSSSADTHSPEEPLKTAEEVLREIDDIMQESPSMERSANSKGSLLDVDETLERSKGVLGSPFYEEKLRQLSTSQLTELLGEMESLDGALGDTLIAQYYYY, encoded by the exons ATGattatgataatgataatgacgaG aatgtGGTGGACAATCACcggaaattttggaaactttttGCCAATTGATTGGAGTAAATCTTATGCAAGAAAACTGCACATGCCTGCATTAAATCTAAACGAGGCACCTGTTTCACTTAAgag ACAGGAGCTTGAGGACTTGAGCAGCGAAGACGAGGCTGTAGCCACAGATCTGGATATGCATGCCTTGATTGTATCTAGTAGCGCTGACACGCACAGCCCTGAGGAGCCACTAAAAACTGCAGAAGAAGTTCTCAGAGAGATCGATGACATCATGCAG GAAAGTCCGTCAATGGAACGGTCTGCTAACTCCAAAGGATCTCTACTGGATGTGGATGAAACTTTGGAAAGAAGTAAGGGGGTTTTAGGATCACCATTCTACGAAGAAA AATTGCGTCAGCTGTCAACTAGCCAATTAACAGAGCTTCTAGGTGAAATGGAATCCTTGGACGGAGCGCTTGGCGATACTTTAATAGctcagtattattattattaa